A stretch of DNA from Peromyscus maniculatus bairdii isolate BWxNUB_F1_BW_parent chromosome 7, HU_Pman_BW_mat_3.1, whole genome shotgun sequence:
CAGCCTCTGGGGTCACAGGCTTTGGCCTAGTAATGCAAATGTGTCCGTGGCAGTGAAATCAGGATTCTGGGACACAGAACACTTGCCGTTTACTGCTGGTCACCTTTCAACAGTTTTGTGCACATGTTTGAGTTTCATGGTTAACACAACACAAACATAGCTCTAGAGTTCCGAAGTTCAAACCATGGCTAAGAGCACGGCAGAGTGGTGTTCCCTCTGAAAACGCTTGGCAGAGTTTTCATTCAGGAAAATGAGTACCTTCGATTCGCTTCCTCCAGCATCCATGGATGGGCAGCCAATACATACCCCTTGGCTCATCGCCCCGCCAGCACTCACATCGTTCTAACCCTTGTTCCTGTCCTCAAGTTTTTCCGTGGCTTTGGCCCTCCAGCCTCCTCTTGCATATTGAAGGACCCCTGTGATTACTCTGTCCTGTGGATGATATCCCAGGCCAGCGTTCACCGTAAGTCATCAAACATTAATCACATTTGCCACGGTAGACAACAGGCACAGGATCCTGGCATTAGAAAGTGCACACACATCTCCTCCATCctgtctttctgcttcccacACAGTGACTGGGGTCCTAACGAAGGCACGGCGTGTTCTGTCATTATCTCCACTTAGCAGATAAGAAACCCCAGGGTGCGGGTTATGTAACTGTCCAGGTCATCCTGAGAATAAGCAGCAGAGAGCCAGGTTCAAACCAAGGTTCTCTCTGGTTCCAAAGCCTCCTGGGATAGGAGTGGCCTGGAACCCAGCCACTCCCAGAGCTGGTAGAGACTCTTGGCTGGTTTCTAGAGAGTCGGGGAGTTTCCTGGGGAGATAGGCAGAGTGCATGCCTTCCCTGGGTCCCAAGTGCAGAGACCTGGGCTCAAGGTCCATCCGTGCCCTGCCTCTAAGGCGAGAGATGAGAGATCCAGCAAATCCCTTCCACCCTAGCAACTTCATCTAGAAGCAACTTCATAGATGAGGCCCAAACAGATGGTCTCAAAAGTTCCTCTTAGCTCGGAAATTCACAGGTTCCATGGTGAGGTTTCATGGATGACCGAGTTTTTTAagatagtctcatgtagcccaggctgacctcacacttgCTATGTAGAGAAGGCTGATTTTGAACCCTTGTGCAAGGATTGAAGACATGGGCCACCATAGTCAGCGCACTAAGCCCAGCTACCCAGCTCTCccatactgggaattgaacctaggcccTCACTGCTCTGGGGAGACATATCATCATTGAACTGCATCAGCCCCTTTTGGTGGTCATCGTAGATGGTGAGGTTGTCTTTGGAGGGGAGGCTGGGTAACATCTACACATAACAGAAACCTTGGCAGCTCTAAGGTCTGGGATAAAACAATGGTAGACTCCTtgactagcatgtgcaaggccttggttTCCATCCCccgcaaaacacacacacacacacacacacacacacacacacacacacacacattttaaagctAGGCTTGGTGCCATTATTCTAGCGCttggaaggatgaggcaggatATCCTGAGTTGGAGGCAGGCttgagctacacagaaagaccttgtctccaaaaggaagagagggaaggagagagaaggagggagctgACGACTCCATGTTGGTCTCACGTCTTCCGAAGTGTCAGAGGGGTCTTCACCCTCAGCCTGGGGCCCCGAGTCCCTCTGTATTTCACCCAGGCCGTTTCCTGGCACCTCAGCTCTTCTCGGATTTAGAGTTGGGAGGCCTAGCAGGCAGGTATGTGGCATCTGGAGAGAGGCATACCCTACCAGGGGGACCAGGCCGAGGTGGAAGGATCAACTCCTTGTAATGCAAGGAgactctggggtgggggtgtacAGAGTGCAGGAGCCCAaagttccctccccccaccctgctccaGGCTCAGAGGGCAGTAGGAACACATGGGTACAGGAAGAGGAGGGTGCAGCTGCCTTAACCctggggaccccccccccagtctGCAATCACTCCCTTGCTGCCCTGAACCCTTGATCCCAGCTCTGGAGCCCCCGCAGCTTCCTGTTTGCCCACTCTGTTTGCCCGGCCTCAGGAACACAGCTGATCCTTGAACTCTAAGTTCCACATCGTCAGGACAAGCAAGCAGAGACGGGTCCAGGGTTGGGCTTATCAGCCTTCCAGCCCAGCCCCTGCCTACAGACATAAATAGGCTGGCGAAGAAGAGCCGGCCactccaagagagagagagagagacggctGGAGAGCTCCAGGGAGGTAAGTGCTGCTACCTGCCCCAGGCTACTCTGGCTCCCTAGGGCCTCCCACCTGATGCTCCACTCTGTCCAAATCCACTCTGTGGGTATCTGGGACCTTCTCTCACTCTagatccttctccttcccctggcTTGAACGTGGGGTGCAAGCGTGGGGCTTCTATGGGAGCGCTCCCCTTCAGGCGCAGCAATTCTGTTTCTTCAGGTCACCCATGCCCTTCAGGATGAAAGCTGTGGTGCTGGCCGTGGCTGTGCTCTTCCTGACGGGTAGGTGCCACCGACCCGGGGAGTGACCCGGGGAGGGCAGAGTGGGCTTCGGCTTGGGCCTCTGTGGCTCACCTTCCTGGCCACAGAGAACAGAATGCTCTCTGGTCTTCTCCCTGACTCCAACAAGTCTGACACTTCAGCTCAGACCCCAGCAGAACTGGCATGACATGGGTCTCCCCTCCGTCCCCAGGGAGCCAGGCTCGGCACTTCTGGCAGCAGGATGACCCCCAGACCTCCTGGGACAGAGTGAAGGATTTCGCCACTGTGTATGTGGATGCCATCAAAGACAGCGGCCGAGATTATGTGTCCCAGTTCGAAAGTTCCGCCTTGGGCCAACAGCTGGGGTAAGGAAGGACCCAGGCTGGGGCCTGGAGCAGGGCAAGGGCTGTCCATCCAGGGTGGGCAGAGAGGCCCGTGAGAAGATGCTGTAACTGAACCGGTCAAATCTTCACCTGCTCTTCCACCATTTGCTCACCATGGCAGGTTCCAATGGAGGCATAGGGATGGGATTCACCTGGAGGGTGGGTAGCCacagccccctcccaccccctcccacccctgcttTCTGCCTATGAGTTCAAAATTCCCTTTCCCTGGGCAACCCCCAGTCAGCCAGCAGAGAAAGGGAACTGGCCTGGCAACAGGCACCAAACCCATCCGTGTCCTTGGTACCTCAGGCTGTGTGTGCAGACGGATGTGGAAGGAGGGTATAGAGAATTAGGGGGCGCGAGTTCTGGGAAAGTAGGAACATAGCAACAGCACGTTCAGGATCCAGGACTACCCCCCGACCCCGAGACGTGCAGCAGTGCAGGATGCCCGGGGCCATCTCTCAGtggctctctctcctcctccagcctgAAACTCGTGGACAACTGGGACACCGTGGGCACAACCGTTGGTCGCCTGCAGGAACAGCTGGGCCCGGTGACTCAGGAGTTCTGGAGTAACCTGGAAAAGGACACAGATTGGCTGCGGGAGGAGATGAACAAGGACCTGGAGGAGGTGAAGAAACAGGTGCAACCCTATCTGGACCAGTTCCAGACCAAGTGGCAGGAGGAGATGGAGCACTACCGCCAGAAGGTGGGGCCCCTGGGCGCCGAGCTGCGCGAAGGCGCGCGCCAGAAGCTGCAGGACCTGCAGGAGAGGCTAGTCCCGGTGGGCGAGGATATTCGCGACCGCATGCGCACTCACGTCGACGCTCTGCGCTCAAATCTGTCGCCCTACAGCGACAAGATGCGGG
This window harbors:
- the Apoa1 gene encoding apolipoprotein A-I, giving the protein MPFRMKAVVLAVAVLFLTGSQARHFWQQDDPQTSWDRVKDFATVYVDAIKDSGRDYVSQFESSALGQQLGLKLVDNWDTVGTTVGRLQEQLGPVTQEFWSNLEKDTDWLREEMNKDLEEVKKQVQPYLDQFQTKWQEEMEHYRQKVGPLGAELREGARQKLQDLQERLVPVGEDIRDRMRTHVDALRSNLSPYSDKMRERLAQHLAKLKDSTTLAEYRTKASNHLQTLSEKAKPALEDLRQGLTPMLESFRATIMGWIDETSKRLSTQ